A genomic region of Procambarus clarkii isolate CNS0578487 chromosome 30, FALCON_Pclarkii_2.0, whole genome shotgun sequence contains the following coding sequences:
- the LOC123765466 gene encoding uncharacterized protein isoform X4: MIIESIVEVMSQSVLPTSATVPAAAAAVDTTLCWSPDAVAKTEVPIKKEEQDQDRGIGGILKVCGSHAEALQLIQAEEKATGMHFVGHRKEGIFDMTGSDMKEFVGEGRKHIKYSVSIETKGRGCNPVPVSYTGVPFIEAGTYVLECHMGNDSGMWNKRKYAANRNKNEQENGKMFVRRRIRSHGTKKLGCPTKVHIKRIIKLPDFKIKQNTSAERNKNRMKIILALKDDLERVSFQSVYYILLPYVESHKYHVVDFVAGVMVPKEKDTSLHLQHIRKYLETGAYLSSVKINEKKNIRIAAKAFTIEEEQMYYIGKDGSEKRAVLYTEDEKYMAFEKSHILRKSGDHFDCTSTVYNLAEKYYWTSMAEDVVVMVNNCDICKLNKRNTSREPTANPNQQYPIVYHHEVHGLKKHNTSLHIRKNSSDKYLISKSDRASSCKVANCLASAMKNKLCKRSSLAKRDVTVEKDNPIGIIKVVGSYEEVMNLIMAEEKATGMHFVGHRKEGIFDIIGSDMRTFAGEGRKHIKYSAGAGTKGRGYDPMAVEYTGVPFIEAGTYIMECHMGNDSGMWNKRRYAANRDKIEEQNHITIKRRILTQKTKKMGCPAKIHIKRILRMPDFKLKRNTKTEKEKNRLRIVKALKEEIENVNFQSVYYVMLPEVESHKFHAVDVVGGVRVQKGRPGLQHLQHVRHYLQTGTHLSYVQKKSKNSIRRSSKEFIIEGTTMYYIGKDRTERRIVPHLEMEREEAFEKCHILKSGHHCDRTETLRRLVEKYYWTGITEDVFVKIEQCKACGVNKLLQCDQNSVPICKPENVQLAMAKYVEPSPTSSFLPEGQHGHTFDTESVEIIVQEQEPHQDLSCRTSYSEDQQASQTTFGSIHKLDDGGHLVVIADDTLDLES, encoded by the exons ATGATAATTGAATCTATTGTTGAGGTCATGAGCCAGAGTGTTTTACCAACATCAGCAAcagttccagcagcagcagcagcagtagatacTACGCTATGCTGGTCTCCAGATGCTGTGGCAAAGACAGAGGTTCCCATTAAGAAGGAAGAACAGGATCAAGATCGAGGTATTGGAGGTATCCTGAAGGTTTGTGGTTCTCATGCTGAAGCACTTCAACTTATTCAAGCAGAGGAAAAGGCAACAGGAATGCACTTTGTGGGGCACCGAAAAGAAGGAATCTTTGACATGACTG GTTCAGATATGAAAGAATTTGTTGGAGAAGGGAGAAAACATATTAAATATTCAGTAAGCATTGAAACAAAGGGAAGAGGCTGTAATCCAGTGCCGGTATCATACACAGGAGTACCATTCATTGAGGCTGGCACTTATGTTTTGGAATGTCACATGGGCAACGACAGTGGAATGTGGAACAAGAGAAAATATGCGGCAAATAGGAACAAGAATGAG CAGGAAAATGGTAAAATGTTTGTGAGGCGACGAATTCGATCTCACGGTACCAAAAAATTGGGCTGCCCTACCAAGGTGCATATTAAAAGAATTATTAAACTTCCTGATTTTAAG ATTAAGCAGAATACTTCAGCAGAAAGGAATAAAAATCGCATGAAAATCATATTAGCCTTGAAGGATGATTTAGAGAGAGTGAGCTTCCAGTCTGTGTATTACATTCTTCTTCCCTACGTCGAGAGTCACAAGTATCATGTAGTAGACTTTGTG GCTGGAGTCATGGTGCCAAAAGAAAAGGATACTtcacttcaccttcaacacattAGAAAGTACTTGGAGACGGGTGCATACTTATCATCTGTTAAGATTAATGAGAAAAAAAACATTAGAATTGCTGCAAAAGCTTTCACAATTGAAG AGGAGCAAATGTACTACATTGGTAAAGATGGCAGTGAGAAGAGAGCTGTATTATATACAGAGGATGAAAAATATATGGCTTTTGAAAAAAGCCATATATTGAGAAAATCTGGGGACCATTTTG ATTGTACCTCAACGGTGTATAACTTGGCAGAGAAATACTACTGGACAAGTATGGCAGAGGATGTAGTTGTTATG gTTAATAACTGTGATATATGCAAATTGAACAAAAGAAATACCTCTAGAGAGCCTACAGCCAATCCCAACCAGCAATATCCG ATTGTTTATCACCATGAAGTACATGGACTGAAGAAACACAACACATCACTCCACATCCGAAAGAATTCCTCGGATAAATATCTTATCTCAAAATCAGATAGGGCATCATCCTGTAAGGTGGCTAATTGTTTAGCAAGTGCTATGAAGAACAAACTCTGTAAACGGTCTTCACTTGCTAAAAGAGATGTCACAGTTGAGAAGGATAATCCAATAGGAATAATAAAAGTTGTGGGCTCCTATGAAGAAGTCATGAACCTTATCATGGCAGAAGAAAAAGCAACAGGGATGCATTTTGTTGGACACCGAAAGGAAGGAATTTTTGACATAATTG GCTCAGATATGAGGACTTTTGCTGGAGAAGGAAGAAAGCATATTAAATATTCAGCGGGTGCTGGAACCAAAGGAAGAGGCTATGACCCAATGGCAGTTGAATACACTGGAGTACCATTTATTGAGGCTGGAACCTACATCATGGAGTGCCACATGGGCAACGATAGTGGAATGTGGAACAAGAGGAGATACGCTGCAAATAGAGACAAGATAGAG GAACAAAACCATATAACGATCAAGAGAAGAATTTTaacccaaaaaacaaaaaaaatgggtTGTCCTGCTAAAATACATATTAAGAGAATCCTAAGAATGCCAGACTTTAAG CTCAAGAGAAACACAAAAACTGAGAAAGAGAAGAATCGTCTGAGAATTGTTAAGGCATTGAAAGAAGAAATAGAAAATGTCAACTTCCAGTCAGTGTATTATGTTATGCTGCCAGAAGTGGAAAGCCACAAGTTCCATGCAGTCGATGTTGTG GGAGGTGTGAGGGTGCAGAAGGGGCGACCAGGACTGCAACATCTGCAACATGTCAGACACTACCTGCAgactggaacacatttgtcttatgttcagaaaaaaagtaaaaatagCATAAGAAGATCATCTAAAGAATTTATTATTGAag GCACAACCATGTACTACATTGGCAAGGACAGGACTGAGAGGAGAATAGTTCCCCACTTAGAAATGGAAAGGGAGGAAGCCTTCGAGAAGTGCCACATTTTGAAGTCTGGCCACCATTGTG ATCGAACTGAAACTCTGCGACGTCTTGTAGAGAAATATTACTGGACTGGCATAACTGAAGATGTCTTTGTTAAG ATTGAACAGTGTAAAGCATGTGGGGTCAACAAACTCTTGCAATGTGATCAAAATTCTGTGCCAATATGTAAG CCAGAGAATGTGCAGCTGGCCATGGCTAAGTATGTAGAGCCATCTCCCACCTCCAGCTTCCTGCCCGAGGGTCAACATGGTCACACATTTGACACTGAATCTGTGGAGATCATTGTACAGGAGCAAGAGCCTCATCAGGATCTTTCATGTAGAACCTCTTATTCTGAAGATCAGCAG GCGAGTCAGACTACATTTGGCAGCATCCATAAATTGGATGACGGAGGTCATCTGGTGGTCATAGCAGATGATACATTAGACCTGGAAAGCTAA